One window of the Bartonella bacilliformis KC583 genome contains the following:
- a CDS encoding DapH/DapD/GlmU-related protein, translated as MNIQQDFQFRDSKPRIHTTARLRGCKLGPYVEVNERVLLHDVSVGDFSYFECNSEAVYSDIGRFCSIASHVCINALEHPMERLTTHKMTYRPNEYFYHMALDQGFRVKRRAKRVIIGHDVWIGHGAVIMPGVTIGYGAIIGANAVVTKDVMPYAIVAGVPAKLLRMRFPDDVIQELLNMTWWDWPLSKIYNALSDMQNLPIKTFIDKWK; from the coding sequence ATGAATATTCAGCAGGATTTTCAATTCCGTGATAGTAAACCTCGCATTCATACAACAGCACGATTGCGTGGCTGTAAATTAGGGCCTTATGTAGAAGTTAATGAGCGCGTTCTTTTACATGATGTAAGCGTTGGTGATTTTTCTTATTTTGAATGCAATAGTGAGGCTGTTTATAGTGACATTGGGCGTTTTTGTTCTATAGCATCTCATGTCTGTATAAATGCATTAGAGCATCCAATGGAACGGCTGACAACACATAAGATGACTTATCGCCCTAATGAATATTTCTATCATATGGCTTTGGATCAGGGCTTTCGTGTGAAGCGTCGTGCAAAGCGTGTGATTATTGGGCATGACGTATGGATTGGACATGGTGCTGTTATTATGCCTGGAGTGACAATTGGTTACGGTGCCATCATTGGTGCTAATGCTGTAGTAACGAAAGATGTTATGCCTTATGCAATTGTTGCCGGTGTTCCTGCAAAGCTTTTGCGTATGCGTTTTCCAGATGATGTGATCCAGGAACTTTTGAATATGACCTGGTGGGATTGGCCGCTGAGTAAGATTTATAATGCATTGTCTGATATGCAAAATTTGCCAATTAAAACCTTTATTGACAAATGGAAATAA
- a CDS encoding SCO family protein, whose translation MKNVLYILGLSVVFLAGVFIYDALKNKPLGDNFTLTSSNGEIVTEADIRSRPAVLFFGYTTCPESCPTTLADLSRWLTEIGPNADKLGIWFVTVDPEHDTPEILREYLSNFTDKVVGISGDPEKVHAMVNSFNIVAEKIPGTNDDNYTYNHTSAIFLLKKGGKLAGIIPYNAEEDELKDDIAITRLRKLASN comes from the coding sequence ATGAAAAATGTGTTGTATATCCTAGGCCTAAGTGTCGTATTTTTAGCTGGTGTTTTTATTTATGATGCATTGAAAAATAAACCTTTAGGGGATAATTTTACACTCACTTCTTCCAATGGAGAAATCGTTACTGAAGCCGATATTCGCAGTAGACCTGCTGTCCTTTTCTTTGGCTACACGACGTGCCCTGAAAGCTGCCCAACTACGCTTGCTGATCTTAGCCGGTGGCTCACAGAAATTGGCCCCAACGCTGATAAATTAGGCATATGGTTTGTTACGGTTGATCCTGAACATGACACTCCGGAAATACTCCGCGAATATCTAAGCAATTTTACCGATAAAGTCGTCGGGATCAGTGGAGATCCTGAAAAAGTTCATGCAATGGTAAATTCTTTCAATATCGTTGCTGAAAAAATCCCTGGAACAAATGATGATAACTATACCTACAATCATACATCTGCAATCTTTTTGCTTAAAAAAGGTGGAAAATTAGCTGGTATTATCCCTTATAATGCCGAAGAAGACGAATTAAAAGATGATATAGCTATTACACGGCTTAGGAAACTTGCCTCAAACTAA
- a CDS encoding 50S ribosomal protein L11 methyltransferase translates to MSQQIRLYCAAHKREAEHFYNLIENAFDEEGYPLVLAEIDEEKALYELSLYVDKNNQENVRRDFARILSLDLSKINIEILPDIDWVKKSFEELKPVHAGRFFLHGHHDRDKIPSNVFPIEIEAGQAFGTGHHGTTSGCLEMITKVVQNENPQNALDLGTGSGVLAIAIAMLKPIPVLASDIDPIAIQVAQHNIKLNGVEKYVTAVTASGFNYDDKETVPCAPFDLIVANILANPLIELAEEMVKALQKNGSIILSGILEEQHDNVLQAYVQQGLKHIETYHRQGWVTLHLQ, encoded by the coding sequence ATGTCACAACAAATTCGCCTATATTGTGCTGCTCATAAAAGAGAAGCCGAGCATTTTTATAATCTCATAGAAAATGCTTTTGATGAAGAAGGATATCCTCTTGTTCTTGCTGAAATAGACGAAGAAAAGGCTCTTTATGAACTTTCACTTTATGTTGATAAAAATAATCAAGAAAATGTTCGTAGAGACTTTGCACGCATTCTATCTTTGGATCTAAGTAAAATTAATATAGAAATTTTACCTGACATTGATTGGGTAAAAAAGAGCTTTGAAGAGCTAAAACCCGTGCATGCTGGCCGTTTCTTCCTTCATGGACATCATGACCGGGATAAAATTCCTTCCAATGTTTTTCCCATTGAAATTGAAGCTGGTCAAGCCTTTGGTACAGGCCATCATGGAACAACATCTGGTTGTTTAGAAATGATTACCAAAGTCGTGCAAAATGAAAATCCACAAAATGCTCTTGATCTTGGCACTGGCAGTGGCGTATTAGCCATTGCTATTGCTATGCTCAAGCCTATTCCTGTACTTGCATCTGATATTGATCCAATTGCTATTCAAGTAGCACAACACAATATTAAGCTTAATGGCGTAGAAAAATATGTCACAGCCGTTACAGCGTCAGGTTTTAACTATGATGATAAAGAGACTGTACCGTGTGCGCCTTTTGATCTCATTGTTGCCAATATCCTAGCGAACCCTCTTATTGAACTTGCAGAAGAAATGGTAAAAGCACTGCAAAAAAATGGATCTATTATCTTGTCTGGAATTCTCGAAGAACAACATGACAATGTTTTACAAGCTTATGTACAGCAAGGCTTAAAACATATTGAAACATACCACCGCCAAGGGTGGGTTACTTTACATTTACAATAA
- a CDS encoding aminopeptidase P family protein, producing MYQSFEAITNPTYAAERISALRIQLNHFGLDGFLVPRTDEHQGEYIPLHAQRLSWLTGFTGSAGIALILKNKAIIFTDGRYTLQVRQQTDPHIFDYEDLTTCSPSQWLEKNGQKLSIGFDPWLHTISATATLKKALEQANGKLIESKTNLIDLIWHDQPPLPQSALSLHPLEYAGRNTDEKLALIRKDIQQAGANAFIFTDPASIAWTFNIRGNDISNTPFALCFALIPIKEMPILFIDGKKLGVEQREYLKRHARLCEPEELIPTIKDHVQAGTIFALDPTLTCEKLRTVIEERGSPFITLSDPASLPRAIKNNTELNGARKAHLRDGLALIRFLSWLDKQISGTISEISAAQKLEEFRIITAQEMGVKLEDLSFDTISATGEHGAIIHYRVTTETNKLLNAGELYLVDSGGQYRDGTTDVTRTVAIDHVGGEEKRCFTLVLKGMIALSTARFPKGTRGQDIDVLARIELWKAGFDYAHGTGHGVGSYLSVHEGPQNLSCRGSQELIPGMIVSNEPGYYREGAFGIRIENLMIVKPAQTIIAGDIDMLSFKTLTNCPIDRRLILPELLTIQERQWLNDYHTHIYEVSAPYLNKEDRQWLKEATMPL from the coding sequence GTGTATCAATCTTTTGAAGCGATAACAAATCCAACCTACGCTGCAGAACGTATTTCCGCTCTTCGCATACAGCTTAATCACTTTGGATTAGATGGCTTTCTGGTACCACGTACAGATGAACATCAAGGAGAATATATCCCCCTGCATGCTCAACGCCTTAGCTGGCTAACTGGCTTTACTGGATCAGCTGGTATAGCACTAATTTTAAAAAATAAAGCTATCATATTCACAGATGGGCGTTATACACTCCAAGTTCGCCAACAGACAGATCCTCATATTTTTGACTATGAAGATTTGACAACTTGCTCACCATCACAATGGCTTGAAAAAAATGGGCAAAAACTTTCTATCGGCTTTGATCCGTGGCTTCACACTATTTCTGCCACAGCGACGCTAAAAAAAGCATTAGAACAAGCAAATGGCAAACTTATAGAAAGCAAAACAAATCTGATTGACCTCATTTGGCATGATCAACCACCCTTACCACAATCTGCTTTATCGCTTCATCCTCTCGAATATGCAGGACGTAATACTGATGAGAAGCTAGCATTAATTCGCAAAGATATACAGCAGGCCGGCGCAAACGCATTTATTTTCACAGATCCTGCCTCTATTGCATGGACATTTAACATACGTGGCAATGACATTTCCAACACACCTTTTGCCCTTTGTTTTGCGCTCATTCCTATTAAAGAAATGCCAATCCTATTTATTGATGGCAAAAAACTTGGTGTGGAACAGAGAGAATATCTAAAACGCCATGCAAGATTATGTGAACCAGAAGAACTCATTCCAACAATCAAAGACCACGTTCAAGCAGGAACGATTTTTGCCTTAGATCCAACGCTTACTTGTGAAAAACTGCGTACCGTTATTGAGGAAAGAGGCAGTCCTTTCATTACACTTTCTGACCCTGCTTCCTTACCACGTGCTATTAAAAATAACACAGAGCTGAATGGAGCACGCAAAGCACATTTACGTGATGGCTTAGCACTTATCCGTTTTTTATCTTGGTTAGATAAACAAATATCAGGAACAATTAGTGAAATTTCTGCTGCCCAAAAATTAGAAGAATTTCGCATAATAACCGCGCAAGAAATGGGTGTAAAACTCGAAGATCTCTCCTTTGATACCATTTCAGCAACGGGGGAACATGGCGCGATTATTCATTATCGTGTAACGACTGAAACAAATAAATTACTAAATGCTGGTGAACTTTATCTCGTTGATTCCGGTGGACAATATCGTGATGGCACGACAGACGTCACCCGTACAGTAGCCATAGATCATGTTGGAGGAGAAGAAAAACGCTGTTTTACTCTTGTTCTCAAAGGTATGATTGCCCTTTCAACAGCGCGCTTTCCAAAAGGAACACGCGGACAAGATATTGATGTTTTAGCACGTATTGAATTATGGAAAGCTGGTTTTGATTATGCACATGGGACTGGCCATGGAGTTGGCTCCTATCTTTCTGTTCATGAAGGACCACAAAATCTCTCATGTCGTGGCAGCCAAGAACTTATCCCTGGAATGATCGTCTCTAATGAGCCTGGCTATTATCGCGAAGGGGCTTTCGGTATTCGTATTGAAAATTTGATGATTGTAAAACCAGCACAAACAATTATTGCTGGCGATATAGACATGCTGTCATTTAAAACACTGACAAATTGTCCTATTGATCGACGGTTAATTTTACCAGAACTTTTAACTATACAAGAACGACAATGGCTTAATGATTACCATACCCACATTTATGAAGTCAGTGCGCCTTATCTAAATAAAGAAGATAGACAATGGCTGAAAGAAGCGACAATGCCTCTTTGA
- the ligA gene encoding NAD-dependent DNA ligase LigA, giving the protein MDKDAKNLTALEAERELEWLAKEIARHDVLYNNHDQPEISDARYDALRRRNIEIETLFPELVRADSPSYKVGAPISERFEKSVHAQAMLSLDNAFSSEDVHEFVERVRRFLRLPVTKTLEMTAEPKIDGLSLSLRYEKGKLVCAATRGDGYVGENVTVNARTLSDIPQVLQGDFPDILEVRGEVYMRHSDFQDLNVDQQEKGKLVFANPRNAAAGSLRQLDTRMTARRKLKFFAYGWGEVSEMPAKSQMEMVKKLKEYGFVINPLTKVFKAVEDLISYYHFIEEGRQHLDYDIDGVVYKVNDLLLQTRLGNVSRSPRWAIAHKFPAEKAMALLENIDIQIGRTGALTPVARLAPITVGGVVVTNASLHNEDYIKGLGSKSESIREGRDIRIGDTVIVQRAGDVIPQIIDVIIEKRPKGASPFVFPSLCPACGSHAVREVGEAVRRCTGGLICPAQAIERIRHFVSRNAFDIEGLGEKQVEFFFHAQDETLRIHSPADIFTLQKRQEKSLTRLENMEGFGTLSVRKLYDAINARRKIPLSRFLFALGIRHVGEVNARRLARAYQNYNAFETVAMTALMPCNKEDKGNEEWLELTSIEGIGVRVGKAIIDFYQETHNRDVLSSLLQEVTPLPEEAAVADYSPVAGKTIVFTGTLVHMSRDEVKALAERLGAKASSSISKKTDLLVAGIGAGSKLTKAKELGIEIMDEESWLQLINEHHI; this is encoded by the coding sequence ATGGATAAGGATGCGAAAAATTTAACTGCTCTCGAAGCAGAGCGTGAGTTAGAGTGGCTAGCAAAAGAAATTGCGCGTCACGATGTGCTTTATAACAATCATGACCAGCCTGAAATTTCTGATGCACGATATGATGCTCTTCGTCGTCGTAATATAGAAATTGAGACTCTATTTCCTGAATTGGTTCGAGCAGATTCTCCTTCATATAAAGTTGGTGCTCCAATTTCTGAAAGATTTGAAAAATCTGTTCATGCACAGGCGATGTTATCCCTTGATAATGCGTTTAGTTCTGAAGATGTTCATGAATTTGTTGAGCGTGTTCGTCGTTTTTTACGACTTCCAGTGACAAAAACATTGGAGATGACAGCTGAACCGAAAATTGATGGTCTGTCTTTGTCTTTACGTTATGAAAAAGGAAAGCTTGTGTGTGCAGCAACCCGTGGTGATGGGTATGTAGGCGAAAATGTTACTGTGAATGCACGAACACTTTCTGATATTCCTCAGGTTTTACAAGGTGATTTTCCTGATATTCTTGAGGTTCGTGGTGAAGTGTATATGAGACACAGTGATTTCCAAGACCTTAATGTGGATCAACAAGAAAAAGGAAAGTTGGTTTTTGCTAATCCTAGAAACGCTGCTGCAGGTTCTTTGCGTCAGCTCGATACGCGAATGACTGCTCGTAGAAAACTTAAATTTTTTGCTTATGGTTGGGGTGAAGTGAGTGAAATGCCAGCTAAAAGCCAAATGGAGATGGTAAAGAAGCTAAAAGAATATGGCTTTGTTATCAACCCATTAACAAAAGTTTTTAAGGCAGTAGAAGACCTTATTTCATATTATCATTTTATCGAAGAAGGTCGTCAACATTTAGACTATGATATTGATGGGGTTGTTTACAAGGTTAATGATTTGCTGTTGCAAACGCGTTTAGGGAATGTGTCTCGTTCACCACGGTGGGCGATTGCACATAAATTTCCAGCAGAAAAAGCAATGGCGCTTCTAGAAAATATTGACATCCAAATAGGTCGAACAGGAGCATTAACGCCCGTTGCGCGTCTCGCACCTATTACGGTAGGTGGAGTTGTGGTTACTAATGCAAGCTTGCATAATGAAGATTATATCAAGGGGCTTGGGAGTAAAAGTGAATCTATTCGCGAAGGGCGTGATATCCGTATAGGTGATACAGTCATTGTACAGCGTGCGGGTGATGTAATTCCCCAGATTATTGATGTTATAATTGAAAAGCGTCCAAAAGGTGCGTCTCCTTTTGTTTTTCCCTCTCTTTGTCCTGCTTGTGGGAGTCACGCTGTTCGTGAAGTGGGTGAAGCAGTGCGCCGGTGTACAGGTGGGTTGATTTGTCCAGCGCAAGCGATTGAACGTATTCGTCATTTTGTTTCGCGCAATGCTTTTGATATTGAGGGGCTTGGTGAAAAACAGGTAGAATTTTTCTTTCATGCTCAAGATGAGACACTACGTATTCACTCACCAGCTGATATTTTTACTTTACAAAAACGCCAAGAAAAATCTCTAACACGGTTAGAAAATATGGAGGGGTTTGGAACTCTTTCTGTTCGCAAACTTTATGATGCTATTAATGCTCGCCGAAAAATTCCTTTAAGCCGCTTTTTATTTGCATTAGGAATTCGTCATGTTGGAGAGGTCAATGCACGGCGTCTTGCACGGGCCTATCAAAATTATAATGCTTTTGAGACTGTAGCGATGACAGCACTAATGCCATGCAATAAGGAAGATAAAGGCAATGAGGAGTGGTTAGAACTGACGAGTATCGAAGGGATTGGAGTTCGTGTTGGTAAAGCGATTATTGATTTTTATCAGGAAACTCATAACCGTGATGTTTTATCGAGTTTGCTTCAAGAAGTAACACCTCTTCCTGAGGAGGCCGCAGTAGCAGATTATTCTCCTGTTGCAGGAAAGACGATCGTTTTTACAGGAACTTTGGTGCATATGTCACGTGATGAAGTAAAAGCGTTGGCAGAACGATTAGGAGCCAAAGCATCTAGTTCCATTTCTAAAAAAACTGATCTTCTGGTTGCAGGGATAGGAGCCGGATCGAAATTAACGAAAGCAAAAGAGTTAGGCATTGAGATTATGGATGAAGAAAGTTGGCTTCAATTAATTAATGAGCATCATATTTAA